In a single window of the Pyrococcus sp. NA2 genome:
- the map gene encoding type II methionyl aminopeptidase yields the protein MDVDKLIEAGKIAKKVREDAIKMAKPGVSLLEMAEKIEEEIVKLGGKPAFPVNLSLNEIAAHYTPYKGDGTTLKEGDYLKIDIGVHIDGYIADTAVTVRVGMEEDELMEAAREALESAISIARAGVEIKELGKAIEAEIRKRGFNPVVNLSGHKIERYKLHAGISIPNIYRPHDNYVLKEGDVFAIEPFATTGAGQVIEVPPTLIYMYVRDVPIRMVQARLLLSKIKREFKTLPFAYRWLQGEMPEGQLKLALRTLERSGALYGYPVLREIRNGIVTQFEHTIIVEKDSVIVTTE from the coding sequence ATGGACGTTGATAAGCTGATTGAAGCTGGAAAGATAGCTAAGAAAGTTAGGGAAGATGCGATAAAAATGGCAAAACCTGGGGTTTCCCTCTTGGAAATGGCCGAGAAGATTGAGGAGGAGATAGTTAAGTTAGGTGGGAAACCGGCTTTTCCCGTTAACCTATCTTTAAATGAAATTGCAGCCCACTACACTCCCTACAAAGGAGATGGGACTACGCTTAAAGAGGGAGACTATCTCAAGATAGACATAGGAGTCCACATAGACGGTTACATAGCTGATACTGCTGTTACCGTTAGGGTTGGAATGGAAGAGGATGAGCTGATGGAAGCCGCTAGAGAAGCCCTTGAGAGTGCCATATCAATCGCCAGGGCAGGGGTAGAAATAAAAGAGCTTGGTAAGGCCATAGAGGCAGAAATTAGGAAGAGAGGATTTAATCCAGTGGTAAATTTGAGCGGTCATAAGATAGAGAGGTATAAATTGCACGCTGGGATAAGCATACCGAACATCTACAGGCCCCACGATAACTATGTACTCAAGGAGGGGGATGTTTTTGCCATAGAGCCCTTCGCAACAACGGGTGCGGGTCAAGTCATAGAGGTTCCTCCAACGCTAATTTACATGTACGTTAGAGATGTCCCAATTAGGATGGTTCAGGCTAGATTGTTACTCTCAAAGATAAAGAGGGAATTTAAGACATTACCCTTTGCATACAGATGGCTCCAAGGAGAAATGCCAGAGGGACAACTAAAATTAGCTTTAAGAACCCTTGAAAGATCCGGGGCCCTTTATGGATATCCAGTTTTAAGGGAGATAAGAAACGGTATAGTCACTCAGTTTGAGCATACGATAATAGTTGAGAAGGATTCCGTGATTGTTACCACTGAGTAG
- a CDS encoding DUF123 domain-containing protein, whose product MSKGAYLLIIFLESKKKIRTKGRTFTLEPGYYVYVGSGMRSLEKRVLRHFRRKKKLHWHIDYLLKEAELLRAYLIFSSERLEERLSLEVGRYGEPVKGFGSSDLKVKSNLYRFDSRPDKVIVGILDKMNVEWKRIDSAGGAGAGI is encoded by the coding sequence ATGAGCAAAGGTGCTTATCTTCTGATTATTTTCCTGGAGTCCAAGAAGAAGATAAGGACGAAGGGAAGGACTTTCACTCTTGAGCCTGGATACTATGTGTACGTTGGCTCTGGGATGAGGTCTTTAGAGAAGAGGGTTTTGAGGCACTTCAGGAGGAAGAAAAAGTTGCACTGGCACATAGACTATCTACTTAAAGAGGCTGAACTTCTTAGGGCTTATCTAATCTTTAGCTCGGAAAGATTGGAGGAAAGGCTTTCATTGGAAGTTGGAAGGTATGGAGAACCTGTTAAAGGTTTTGGATCAAGTGATTTGAAAGTTAAATCAAACTTATATAGGTTTGATTCAAGACCAGATAAAGTGATAGTTGGAATATTGGACAAGATGAACGTTGAGTGGAAGAGAATTGACTCGGCAGGTGGCGCCGGGGCGGGGATTTGA
- the glp gene encoding gephyrin-like molybdotransferase Glp, giving the protein MAFLNVVSLEKALEVMNSFKIPREVEVIPLEKALGRVIAEDVVSPIDVPPFDRAIVDGYAVKAEDTFMASEANPIELKIIGEIHAGDEPRVELNRGETVYISTGAMLPKGADAVIQFEDVDVIDDKIRIYKPAYPGLGVMKRGADIKKGKTLIKRGTRLGFKETALLSAIGIDRVKVFRRPRVAIISTGNEIVLPGNEIKPGQIYDINGRALADAVNELGGEGIFLGVAKDEKKSLSELIKKGIEIADIVLISGGASGGMRDLTASVIEELGEIKVHGIAIQPGKPTIIGEINGKPVLGLPGYPTSCLTNFTLLVVPVLLRALGREGRIRKRKAKLKHKVFSVKGRRQFLPVKLEGEVAIPILKGSGAVTSFIEADGFIEIPETVESLDEGEEVEVILFEVI; this is encoded by the coding sequence ATGGCATTCTTAAATGTGGTGTCCCTGGAGAAAGCACTTGAGGTTATGAACTCCTTCAAGATACCCAGGGAAGTTGAGGTCATTCCCCTGGAGAAGGCCCTGGGAAGAGTAATAGCTGAAGATGTGGTTTCCCCAATAGATGTTCCCCCATTCGATAGGGCAATCGTCGATGGATACGCAGTTAAAGCTGAAGATACCTTCATGGCTAGCGAGGCCAATCCCATTGAATTGAAAATAATTGGTGAGATACATGCAGGAGATGAGCCAAGGGTGGAATTGAATAGGGGAGAAACGGTTTACATATCTACGGGAGCAATGTTGCCCAAGGGTGCTGATGCTGTAATACAGTTTGAGGATGTCGATGTTATTGACGATAAGATAAGAATATACAAGCCGGCTTATCCTGGTCTTGGTGTAATGAAAAGGGGAGCCGACATTAAGAAGGGGAAAACGTTAATTAAAAGAGGAACAAGGCTTGGATTCAAGGAAACAGCTCTACTTTCGGCCATTGGCATTGACAGGGTTAAGGTGTTTAGGAGACCAAGAGTGGCTATAATAAGTACAGGAAATGAAATAGTTCTTCCCGGAAATGAAATTAAGCCAGGCCAGATATATGACATTAACGGGAGAGCTTTGGCCGACGCTGTTAACGAACTAGGTGGGGAGGGAATATTCCTGGGTGTGGCTAAAGATGAAAAGAAGAGCTTAAGTGAGTTGATAAAGAAGGGCATTGAAATCGCCGATATTGTTCTTATCAGTGGGGGTGCGAGTGGGGGAATGAGGGATCTCACTGCATCAGTTATTGAGGAGCTTGGAGAGATAAAAGTGCATGGAATAGCGATCCAGCCAGGAAAACCTACAATAATTGGAGAAATAAATGGAAAACCTGTATTAGGCCTTCCAGGTTATCCAACGAGCTGTCTAACCAACTTTACTCTCCTTGTAGTTCCAGTGCTTCTCAGGGCCCTTGGAAGGGAGGGAAGAATTAGGAAGAGAAAGGCCAAACTTAAGCATAAGGTCTTCTCTGTCAAAGGGAGAAGACAGTTCCTACCTGTTAAGCTTGAAGGGGAGGTTGCAATTCCAATACTAAAGGGTAGTGGTGCTGTTACAAGCTTCATAGAGGCAGACGGCTTTATAGAGATTCCAGAGACTGTGGAAAGTTTAGATGAAGGTGAAGAAGTTGAGGTAATTCTGTTTGAGGTGATATGA
- a CDS encoding ubiquitin-like small modifier protein 1, which translates to MRIRVRYFARFRDLAGVSEEVIELPKGATVKDLIEEIKRRHERFKTEVFGEDFDEDADVNIAVNGRYVSLEEKLKDGDVVGVFPPVSGG; encoded by the coding sequence ATGAGAATTAGGGTTAGATATTTCGCAAGGTTTAGAGATCTTGCGGGTGTAAGCGAGGAAGTAATTGAACTTCCAAAGGGTGCCACTGTGAAAGATCTCATCGAGGAAATAAAGAGGAGACATGAGAGGTTTAAGACTGAAGTATTCGGAGAGGATTTCGATGAAGATGCCGATGTGAACATTGCCGTAAATGGAAGATACGTCAGTTTAGAAGAAAAGCTGAAGGATGGGGACGTGGTTGGGGTGTTTCCACCAGTCAGTGGAGGTTAG